Proteins found in one Candidatus Latescibacterota bacterium genomic segment:
- a CDS encoding phosphate/phosphite/phosphonate ABC transporter substrate-binding protein encodes MKDRVPRIDEGSSYHDRRSSIAAFVVIILLAIAAFFFEPDYMGHVPVRVGVSAFDSSRCSAVLDEFASLVRERDGGNVSWHYFSGDSQPEGCDFYLLTSLQYMAFSSGGGMELSLLATHRGGNYYSRGVVLVRKDSTEDDLKTGKYIFPFPGAASGYLSAAGALLENGLLDGVLRDRVCFAGCRQCDEEVIYGIIFGEYVGGGLTLDSYRNLLARGKGGEGVLEVRYTGRQAVDLVLATGNGVDQWKKKGFLSRLPVITARADGLLAHDLHRIGIGGFVEFAEHSHTIPGDFPDSLLNEIIYYLP; translated from the coding sequence ATGAAGGACAGGGTCCCGAGAATAGATGAGGGGAGTTCCTACCATGACAGAAGGAGTTCCATCGCCGCTTTCGTCGTAATCATACTACTGGCTATTGCTGCTTTTTTCTTTGAACCCGATTATATGGGGCATGTTCCGGTCCGTGTGGGTGTGAGTGCTTTCGACTCGTCCCGCTGTTCGGCGGTACTGGATGAATTCGCATCCCTTGTAAGGGAGAGGGACGGAGGAAATGTCAGCTGGCATTACTTTTCCGGGGACAGCCAGCCAGAGGGTTGCGATTTTTATCTTCTCACTTCTCTTCAGTACATGGCTTTTTCCTCCGGCGGTGGTATGGAGCTTTCCCTTCTTGCTACGCACCGGGGGGGTAACTATTATTCCAGGGGAGTAGTACTGGTCCGTAAAGACTCTACTGAGGATGACCTGAAGACCGGGAAGTATATCTTTCCATTTCCGGGTGCAGCTTCCGGATATCTTTCTGCCGCGGGTGCCCTGCTGGAGAATGGTCTTTTAGACGGGGTTTTGCGTGATCGAGTATGTTTCGCCGGATGCAGACAGTGTGACGAAGAGGTCATATACGGAATCATATTCGGGGAATATGTCGGTGGAGGTCTGACCCTTGACAGCTACCGGAACCTGCTGGCGCGGGGAAAAGGCGGAGAAGGTGTTCTTGAGGTGAGATACACGGGGCGACAGGCTGTTGATCTTGTCCTTGCTACCGGAAACGGTGTTGACCAATGGAAAAAGAAGGGGTTTCTTTCAAGACTGCCAGTGATAACTGCTCGCGCAGATGGCCTTCTGGCCCACGATCTTCATCGGATCGGTATAGGCGGGTTTGTTGAATTTGCGGAACATTCGCACACTATCCCGGGAGATTTTCCCGATTCCCTGCTTAATGAGATTATTTATTATCTGCCTTGA
- a CDS encoding VanZ family protein: MPLLIWVIMIFSLSSIPDVTPGDMKFPQGTDKVVHFSEYAILAVLFFRGLNYGNRRFRWALLFATIATGVGLGGLDELYQSYIPGRDSSFFDFLADIAGIMAGSLFTILRNMKKIKRDRSEEV, from the coding sequence TTGCCTTTATTGATCTGGGTGATCATGATTTTTTCTCTGTCATCAATCCCCGACGTCACTCCAGGAGATATGAAATTTCCCCAGGGGACGGACAAGGTAGTACATTTTTCGGAGTATGCGATTCTGGCCGTACTGTTTTTCAGGGGGCTGAATTATGGAAACAGAAGATTCAGATGGGCCCTTCTTTTCGCGACTATCGCGACGGGAGTAGGCCTCGGTGGCCTTGATGAACTTTATCAGAGTTATATTCCCGGGCGAGATTCGAGTTTTTTCGATTTTCTTGCCGATATTGCCGGGATAATGGCGGGGTCGCTGTTTACAATATTGAGGAATATGAAAAAGATAAAAAGAGATCGATCGGAAGAGGTTTAA